A stretch of Deinococcus gobiensis I-0 DNA encodes these proteins:
- a CDS encoding GNAT family N-acetyltransferase: MPHVRPLDLDEAHLAFPALRELRPASGAVVSPEAFQQAMSQAYAQGYRLAGSFDTSGEVAAAVAGYRLQTNLAYGLFLYLDDLSTLPGARGRGHAAALLAWLEDEARRQGCRELHLDSGVGPHRFTAHRQYLKAGLNIVSHHFAKGLS; this comes from the coding sequence ATGCCGCATGTCCGTCCGCTTGACCTCGATGAAGCTCACCTCGCCTTCCCTGCTCTCCGGGAACTCCGGCCCGCGTCTGGCGCGGTCGTCAGTCCGGAGGCGTTCCAGCAGGCCATGTCGCAGGCCTATGCCCAGGGATATCGCCTGGCCGGTTCATTCGATACGTCTGGAGAGGTTGCCGCGGCGGTGGCGGGCTACCGGCTCCAGACCAATCTGGCGTACGGCCTGTTCCTCTACCTCGACGACTTGTCCACCCTCCCCGGTGCTCGGGGCCGGGGCCATGCGGCGGCGCTGCTGGCCTGGCTGGAGGATGAGGCACGGCGGCAGGGCTGCCGGGAACTCCATCTCGACTCAGGGGTGGGGCCTCACCGCTTCACCGCGCACCGCCAGTACCTGAAGGCTGGACTGAACATCGTCTCCCACCACTTCGCGAAGGGGCTGTCATGA
- a CDS encoding pyridoxamine 5'-phosphate oxidase family protein: MSGTYDPRRQDPSRSRRPHLRRDDDWIRGLLSRERIARIATLWQGEDGAAFPFITPLAYVYRPEEHDLIYHTNIVGRLHANTAQGHPATAEVSEIGRFLPSNSPLELSVQYRSVVVFGTAEILQDPDEQRQALTRLSEHVFPGLTVGETTRPILEADLLRTRVYRLAITHWSGKENWSERAMQEKAWPPLAPEWFGEEP; this comes from the coding sequence ATGAGTGGGACCTACGACCCGAGGCGGCAGGACCCCTCACGTTCACGCCGGCCGCACCTGCGCCGGGACGACGACTGGATCAGAGGACTCCTATCGCGTGAGCGGATCGCCCGCATCGCCACACTCTGGCAGGGTGAGGACGGCGCCGCCTTTCCATTCATTACACCGCTGGCTTACGTCTACCGCCCCGAGGAACACGACCTGATCTATCACACCAATATCGTGGGGCGCCTGCACGCCAATACGGCCCAGGGCCATCCGGCGACGGCCGAAGTGTCCGAAATCGGCCGCTTCCTGCCCAGCAATTCACCACTGGAACTGTCGGTGCAGTACCGCAGCGTGGTGGTGTTCGGTACGGCCGAGATCCTTCAGGACCCGGACGAGCAGCGGCAGGCCCTGACACGCTTGTCCGAGCATGTGTTCCCGGGTCTGACGGTGGGGGAGACGACCCGGCCCATCCTCGAGGCGGATCTGCTGCGCACCCGGGTGTATCGCCTGGCCATCACACACTGGAGTGGTAAGGAGAACTGGAGTGAGCGTGCCATGCAAGAGAAAGCGTGGCCGCCCCTCGCGCCTGAGTGGTTTGGAGAAGAACCCTGA
- a CDS encoding NF041680 family putative transposase, which translates to MNASAPLDHLQAFRNGVYHCFDHRSDALFNLFDAITVAGLVPSFAHLSLQGPFERGHGSLYAALTQGTLGAERVRALVGTTLNDDYPLVFAIDTSTWVRNDAETSPQRGYFYHPSRHSAGKPVVAGWSYSWVAQLGPVSSSWTAPLDVRRVAPGRTVHEIADEQVQHVMNLLPAGGASPLFVFDGGYDPVRLAKLKDADSVSVLVRVRRNRRFFFDATTRPGSQGGRPRIHGAKFLCADQTTWPAPHLEHLETTEQYGTVHVRAWTGLHVKTTQDTRPGSRHFKPTYSGTVLLLEVAKLPRETRQPQAFWLWWRGPGVPDLAMLWRAYTRRFDLEHTFRFCKQTLNWETPRLRHPEQADRWTLLVLLAFTQLRLAQPVVTDARLPWQRPQERGRLTPSRVRQGFIQLLVPLGSPACAPKPSGRSPGRPKGKCSGRAPRFPALKKTA; encoded by the coding sequence ATGAACGCCTCAGCTCCGCTTGACCACCTGCAGGCCTTTCGGAATGGCGTTTACCACTGCTTCGACCATCGTTCAGATGCGTTGTTCAACCTCTTTGACGCCATCACCGTTGCGGGACTGGTGCCCAGCTTCGCGCACCTCAGTCTTCAAGGACCCTTCGAGCGTGGTCATGGCAGCCTGTACGCAGCATTGACTCAGGGCACGCTCGGTGCCGAGCGTGTTCGAGCACTGGTCGGCACCACCCTGAATGACGACTATCCACTCGTCTTTGCCATCGATACCTCGACCTGGGTCCGAAACGATGCCGAGACCAGTCCACAGCGGGGCTACTTCTACCATCCGAGTCGTCACAGTGCCGGGAAACCTGTCGTCGCGGGCTGGTCTTACTCCTGGGTTGCCCAACTCGGACCCGTCAGCAGCAGCTGGACTGCACCTCTCGATGTGCGTCGAGTCGCTCCCGGCCGGACAGTACACGAGATAGCCGACGAACAGGTTCAACACGTTATGAATTTGCTTCCCGCAGGAGGCGCATCGCCGCTCTTCGTCTTCGATGGCGGGTACGATCCTGTCCGCCTGGCGAAGCTCAAGGACGCTGACTCTGTCAGCGTCCTAGTCCGTGTCCGGCGCAATCGACGGTTCTTCTTCGATGCTACGACGCGTCCGGGTTCCCAGGGAGGTCGCCCACGCATTCATGGAGCTAAGTTTCTATGCGCGGACCAGACCACTTGGCCGGCACCCCATCTGGAGCATCTGGAAACCACGGAGCAGTACGGGACGGTCCATGTGCGTGCCTGGACGGGGCTGCACGTCAAGACCACTCAGGACACGCGGCCAGGATCGCGTCACTTCAAACCGACGTACAGCGGGACCGTGTTGTTGTTGGAGGTGGCGAAGTTGCCCCGGGAAACGCGTCAACCGCAGGCCTTCTGGCTCTGGTGGCGGGGACCAGGCGTGCCGGATCTGGCGATGCTGTGGCGTGCTTACACGCGTCGGTTCGATCTGGAACATACGTTTCGCTTCTGCAAACAGACGCTGAACTGGGAAACACCACGTCTGCGTCATCCGGAGCAGGCGGACCGCTGGACGCTGTTGGTGCTGCTGGCCTTCACCCAGTTGCGCCTGGCTCAGCCGGTGGTGACCGATGCCCGTCTTCCATGGCAGCGACCACAGGAACGTGGTCGCTTGACGCCGAGTCGAGTCCGGCAAGGTTTTATCCAGCTGTTGGTACCCCTGGGAAGTCCAGCTTGCGCGCCAAAACCGTCAGGCCGTTCACCAGGACGACCCAAAGGGAAGTGTTCAGGCCGAGCGCCTCGCTTCCCGGCTCTGAAAAAGACCGCCTGA
- a CDS encoding single-stranded DNA-binding protein, with protein sequence MVQEWPAHAGQGRSMSSEPRTSIVLLNALNIEHTVYLSNPGEVLSTIREWVGKGYRPKIDVPAGGIQLPYAQHDLFDFTLLGARPAVSHEGEMGVWHDGHFYKKRVLEAVDSRKLKLPPAIKYSRGAKTTDPAHLREKSDGEFEYVTLVIFRGRGRIQDDLNILGGGKHILAGLETTRAAEAAA encoded by the coding sequence GTGGTGCAGGAGTGGCCCGCTCACGCGGGCCAGGGCCGCTCTATGTCATCAGAACCCCGGACCAGCATTGTCCTGCTCAACGCGCTGAACATCGAACACACGGTGTACCTGTCCAACCCGGGTGAAGTCTTGAGCACCATCCGGGAGTGGGTCGGCAAGGGCTACCGCCCCAAGATCGATGTTCCGGCGGGAGGGATTCAACTCCCCTACGCGCAGCATGACCTGTTCGACTTCACGCTCCTCGGTGCCCGGCCTGCCGTCAGTCATGAGGGAGAAATGGGCGTGTGGCATGACGGTCACTTCTATAAGAAGCGCGTGCTGGAGGCGGTGGATTCGCGCAAGCTGAAGTTGCCGCCCGCGATCAAATACAGCCGGGGAGCCAAAACGACCGATCCCGCGCATCTGCGCGAGAAGTCCGACGGCGAGTTCGAGTACGTCACGCTGGTGATCTTCCGCGGACGCGGCCGGATCCAGGACGACCTCAATATCCTGGGAGGCGGGAAGCACATCCTGGCTGGATTAGAGACCACGCGCGCTGCCGAAGCCGCAGCTTGA
- a CDS encoding DUF4388 domain-containing protein: MTTAVATLSGILQADTLPSIMQLLHHHQHQGWIVLEGSRCGELHYQEGELVHASCGEVTGEQALWMLLGIEGTFHVFRGVPAQALPRSLAGSHQGLLMQATRLVDEARQVAEEFLLDDEELDANASAPGWSIAGLDDLPALEAVPHLTGDARHLVLDAAAARIL; the protein is encoded by the coding sequence ATGACGACGGCCGTCGCCACGCTGAGTGGAATTCTCCAGGCGGACACGCTCCCCAGCATCATGCAACTGCTCCACCACCATCAGCATCAAGGCTGGATCGTCCTAGAAGGGAGCCGATGCGGCGAACTGCATTATCAGGAGGGTGAGCTCGTGCACGCCTCCTGCGGGGAGGTGACGGGGGAACAGGCGCTCTGGATGCTGCTGGGCATCGAGGGCACGTTCCACGTCTTCCGGGGAGTCCCAGCCCAGGCGCTGCCCCGGTCGTTGGCGGGCTCACACCAGGGGTTGCTGATGCAGGCCACGCGCCTGGTGGATGAAGCGCGTCAGGTGGCCGAGGAGTTCCTGCTCGACGACGAGGAGCTGGACGCGAACGCCTCTGCCCCAGGGTGGTCCATCGCGGGGCTGGATGACCTTCCCGCCCTGGAGGCCGTCCCTCACCTGACCGGGGATGCCCGTCATCTGGTGCTCGATGCGGCAGCCGCGCGCATTCTCTAG
- a CDS encoding gluconate 2-dehydrogenase subunit 3 family protein → MDRRDFFRIAGGLGTTVLFFKAASPGSAQVVQSGSVQQVTPYAPNDLRGLGSGPQAYTFFTGVEARFIEAAVERLLPRDASGPGALEAGVSYYIDQQLYGTFGEAGRWYMQGPWAVGTPMQGYQLPFTPAEVYRAGISAAEIHTQARYKKAFADLSGTQQDTVLRDLEAGRISDPNVPAEVTQQFFAFLLQNTVEGFLADPAYGGNRNKTGWQQLGFPGVYLEMYGDLISKTSKTLPKVMFLSLADTQQTGEPQADQTRNQAAATPQSAAAQTGGR, encoded by the coding sequence ATGGACAGACGCGACTTTTTCCGCATTGCGGGTGGGCTGGGCACCACGGTCCTCTTCTTCAAGGCCGCCTCGCCAGGCAGCGCACAGGTCGTCCAGAGCGGCTCGGTACAGCAGGTCACGCCTTACGCGCCCAATGACCTGCGCGGCCTGGGCTCGGGCCCACAGGCCTACACGTTTTTTACCGGTGTAGAGGCCAGATTTATCGAGGCGGCGGTCGAGCGCCTGCTGCCCCGCGACGCTAGCGGACCCGGCGCTCTGGAAGCGGGTGTAAGCTACTACATAGACCAGCAGCTCTACGGCACATTCGGTGAGGCGGGGCGTTGGTACATGCAGGGTCCCTGGGCGGTCGGCACACCCATGCAAGGCTACCAGTTGCCCTTCACTCCAGCCGAGGTCTACCGTGCGGGCATTTCGGCCGCCGAGATCCACACCCAAGCCCGGTACAAGAAAGCCTTCGCCGATCTGAGCGGCACCCAGCAGGATACGGTGCTCAGGGACCTAGAAGCCGGGAGGATCAGCGATCCCAACGTTCCCGCAGAAGTCACGCAGCAATTTTTCGCTTTCCTGTTGCAGAACACCGTTGAGGGCTTTCTGGCTGACCCCGCCTACGGTGGCAACCGCAACAAGACCGGTTGGCAGCAACTCGGCTTTCCGGGCGTGTACTTGGAGATGTACGGCGACCTCATCAGCAAGACGAGCAAGACGCTGCCCAAGGTGATGTTCCTGTCGTTGGCCGATACCCAGCAGACCGGCGAGCCCCAGGCCGACCAGACCCGCAATCAGGCGGCGGCCACTCCGCAGTCCGCCGCTGCCCAGACCGGGGGCCGCTGA
- a CDS encoding GMC family oxidoreductase, translating to MATKLPAVDAVVVGVGWVGSIIAHELTKAGVQVVGLERGAYRDTDPDFQVPGMHDELKYGIQYNLMQNFAKETITFRNNAGERALPYRHMGAFLPGDGLGGAGVHWNGMTYRWLPYDFQLRSQTVARYGASALPENSTVQDWGVTSAEMEPYYDRFERLCGVSGYAGHVGGQKRPGGNPFEGDRQRDYPLPPLKVPATSALFQQAAEKLGYHPFIIPAANNSEVYTNSEGITAGACNYCGYCERFGCHMSAKGSPQTSVLPKLLPNKNFTLRTHANVTRINLDSSKKRAVSVTYVDALGREFEQPAELIVLSSFVFNNVRLLLNSGIGRPYDPRTGRGVVGKNYTYQSSGASTSLVYEDRQFQRYLGAGAAGIVMDDFNGDNFDHKGLDFIHGGTIALAQTGARPIQSHPVPPGTPAWGPEFKKAMVRYYSRILTVGMQAAVMPYRQNYLDLDPTYRDAYGQPMLRMTFDWGSNELNMAKYMAGVMDKISREMGASRYKVNSLSGHFSVVPYQSTHNIGGAIMGKNPESSVVNTYLQSWDVPNLFVVGASAFPHNSGYNPTGTVGAFAYRVADALRTRYLKNPGALE from the coding sequence ATGGCCACCAAATTGCCCGCTGTAGACGCAGTGGTCGTGGGCGTGGGATGGGTCGGGTCGATCATCGCACACGAACTGACCAAAGCGGGCGTACAGGTGGTCGGGCTGGAACGCGGAGCTTATCGGGATACGGATCCTGACTTTCAGGTTCCGGGAATGCACGACGAGCTCAAATATGGCATCCAGTACAACCTGATGCAGAACTTCGCGAAGGAGACCATCACCTTCCGCAACAACGCTGGCGAGCGCGCGCTGCCGTACCGGCACATGGGCGCTTTTCTGCCCGGCGACGGCCTAGGCGGCGCAGGCGTGCATTGGAACGGCATGACCTACCGCTGGCTGCCCTACGATTTCCAGCTCCGCTCTCAGACGGTGGCGCGCTACGGCGCAAGCGCTTTGCCTGAGAACAGCACCGTGCAGGACTGGGGGGTCACTTCCGCCGAAATGGAGCCCTACTATGACCGCTTCGAACGCCTGTGCGGAGTGTCCGGATACGCGGGGCATGTGGGCGGCCAGAAACGCCCCGGCGGAAACCCTTTTGAGGGCGACCGGCAGCGCGACTACCCCCTGCCTCCACTGAAGGTGCCGGCGACCAGCGCCCTGTTCCAACAGGCCGCCGAAAAGCTGGGGTACCACCCTTTCATCATTCCGGCAGCCAACAACAGCGAGGTCTACACCAACTCCGAGGGCATCACAGCGGGAGCATGCAACTACTGCGGGTACTGCGAGCGCTTCGGCTGCCACATGTCCGCCAAGGGTTCTCCCCAGACGTCCGTGCTGCCCAAGCTACTGCCCAACAAGAACTTCACCCTGCGTACCCACGCCAATGTTACGCGCATCAACCTGGACTCCAGCAAAAAGAGGGCCGTCAGCGTGACTTATGTGGACGCCCTGGGCCGTGAGTTCGAACAGCCAGCAGAGCTGATCGTCCTGTCATCCTTCGTGTTCAACAACGTCCGATTGTTGCTGAATTCGGGCATCGGGCGGCCCTATGACCCTCGCACGGGCCGGGGGGTAGTAGGCAAGAACTACACCTACCAGTCCAGCGGCGCAAGCACTTCACTCGTCTACGAGGACAGGCAGTTCCAGCGGTATCTGGGCGCGGGGGCAGCTGGAATCGTCATGGACGATTTCAACGGTGACAACTTCGATCATAAGGGCCTGGATTTTATTCACGGGGGCACCATCGCCCTTGCACAGACCGGAGCGCGGCCAATCCAGTCGCACCCAGTGCCACCCGGCACGCCCGCGTGGGGCCCCGAGTTCAAGAAGGCGATGGTACGGTACTACAGCCGAATCCTCACGGTAGGGATGCAGGCGGCGGTCATGCCCTACCGACAGAACTACCTAGACCTTGATCCCACTTACCGGGACGCCTACGGTCAGCCGATGCTGCGCATGACCTTCGATTGGGGATCCAACGAGCTGAATATGGCCAAGTACATGGCGGGGGTGATGGACAAGATCTCGCGTGAGATGGGGGCCAGCCGATACAAGGTTAACAGCCTCAGCGGACATTTCAGCGTCGTACCCTACCAGAGCACCCACAATATCGGTGGGGCCATCATGGGCAAAAATCCGGAAAGCAGCGTTGTGAATACCTACCTGCAAAGCTGGGACGTGCCGAACCTGTTTGTGGTGGGGGCCAGTGCTTTCCCGCACAACAGTGGGTACAACCCCACGGGGACAGTGGGGGCCTTCGCCTATCGCGTAGCCGACGCCCTGCGGACCCGGTACCTCAAGAATCCGGGGGCTCTGGAATGA
- a CDS encoding c-type cytochrome gives MKPILQGIAFILVVATVAFLIVDRTGLRSLLPQPQASMEQVASQTTIASQATTPATTVQTPQAEPGDNGQRNSGQMTSGATSSGTQAQTGEASGPPAATGIGTISIQIDDRTLTGRAQVGNAVYLRNCVSCHSRDGQAYIPQYPRLSAQIASYTAAQLALFRSGERRNMAMNQTAARLSDQEIADIAVYLAATPAADPWTSRNTALRQQGQTLYTQGHARTGLTACAGCHGAQGAGNAAAGFPRVAGQSPAYFTTRISELAALANRTDLPATTLTMAKIAHAMTPQETRQLDEYIKTLP, from the coding sequence ATGAAACCCATTTTGCAGGGCATAGCGTTCATCCTGGTGGTGGCCACCGTGGCGTTTCTGATCGTGGACCGGACTGGGCTACGCAGCCTGTTGCCGCAGCCTCAGGCCTCCATGGAGCAGGTGGCCAGTCAGACGACAATAGCGTCACAGGCGACTACGCCCGCGACCACCGTCCAGACCCCCCAGGCGGAACCGGGAGACAACGGACAGAGAAATTCCGGGCAGATGACCTCAGGGGCAACGTCATCTGGCACTCAGGCCCAGACGGGCGAAGCCTCCGGTCCTCCCGCAGCAACGGGTATCGGCACCATCAGCATCCAGATTGATGACCGTACCCTCACCGGCCGTGCCCAGGTGGGCAATGCGGTCTACCTGCGCAACTGCGTGTCGTGCCACAGTCGCGATGGGCAGGCCTATATCCCGCAGTATCCCCGTCTCTCGGCACAAATCGCTTCCTACACGGCTGCCCAACTGGCGCTCTTCCGTTCAGGTGAGCGGCGCAACATGGCCATGAACCAGACGGCCGCGCGCCTGAGTGATCAGGAGATCGCAGACATCGCGGTCTACCTGGCCGCTACCCCTGCCGCCGACCCATGGACCAGCCGCAACACGGCGCTGCGTCAGCAGGGTCAGACGCTCTATACGCAGGGCCATGCCCGAACTGGATTGACCGCATGCGCCGGTTGCCATGGCGCGCAGGGCGCAGGCAACGCGGCGGCAGGATTCCCGCGCGTCGCTGGTCAGTCACCGGCCTACTTCACAACCCGGATCTCGGAGCTCGCCGCTCTGGCGAACCGTACCGATCTACCGGCCACGACCCTGACTATGGCGAAAATCGCCCATGCCATGACCCCTCAGGAAACACGTCAGCTGGACGAATACATCAAGACGCTTCCGTAA
- a CDS encoding helix-hairpin-helix domain-containing protein, with the protein MGLHKSGGIIPEVLNVVLEARPEDSVPYTFPTHCPVCGHEAVRHEGAVGTFCTNPVCPAKVTLRVRYFASRDVMDIKGLGERLVEQLVASGLVKDPADLYALTAEQVEHLEMGETTTGNVRRVGRKNAEKLIAEIQASKGQELWRFIRALGLPFVGEGTSTRMARVYPSLAAVQEASADDLAKIPDVGRQTAESIVAGLAEPDMQAFIARLFAAGIAPRPSEDVQAREQLAGLTFVVTGTLSQSRELVKAHLQRYGGRVAGSVTKKTSFLVAGEDAGGKLEKANELKVPVLDEAHLNTLLHDRGAPLP; encoded by the coding sequence GTGGGCCTGCACAAGTCTGGAGGGATCATCCCCGAGGTCCTGAACGTGGTGCTGGAGGCCCGCCCTGAGGACAGCGTGCCCTACACCTTCCCGACCCACTGCCCGGTGTGCGGGCACGAGGCCGTGCGGCATGAGGGGGCAGTGGGAACGTTCTGCACGAACCCGGTGTGTCCGGCGAAGGTGACGTTGCGGGTACGGTACTTCGCCTCACGTGACGTCATGGACATCAAGGGGCTGGGGGAGCGCCTGGTCGAGCAGCTGGTGGCCAGTGGGCTGGTCAAAGACCCGGCGGATCTCTACGCCCTCACGGCGGAGCAGGTCGAGCACTTGGAGATGGGGGAGACCACGACGGGGAACGTGCGTCGAGTGGGGAGGAAGAACGCAGAGAAGCTCATTGCCGAGATCCAGGCGAGCAAGGGCCAGGAGCTGTGGCGCTTCATCCGGGCGCTGGGCCTGCCGTTCGTGGGGGAAGGAACGAGTACCCGGATGGCGCGGGTGTACCCGTCGCTCGCGGCGGTGCAGGAGGCCTCGGCCGATGATCTGGCGAAGATTCCGGATGTGGGGCGACAGACGGCGGAGAGCATCGTGGCGGGGCTGGCGGAGCCGGACATGCAGGCCTTCATCGCGCGGCTGTTCGCAGCGGGGATTGCGCCGCGGCCGAGCGAGGATGTGCAGGCGAGGGAGCAGCTGGCGGGACTGACGTTCGTGGTGACCGGCACGCTCTCGCAGTCGCGGGAGCTGGTCAAGGCCCACCTACAGCGGTACGGAGGTCGGGTGGCCGGGAGCGTCACGAAGAAGACCAGCTTCCTGGTGGCTGGGGAGGATGCGGGCGGGAAGCTGGAGAAGGCGAACGAACTCAAGGTGCCAGTGCTCGACGAAGCTCATTTGAATACGCTTCTCCACGACCGCGGCGCACCATTGCCCTAA